A single window of Burkholderiales bacterium DNA harbors:
- a CDS encoding nucleotide sugar dehydrogenase: MQTIAVVGLGYVGLPLAVEFGKKGPTIGFDLSQEKIEAYRRHVDPTGEISSDDLRAAKHLSVTSDPAALHNADFVIVAVPTPVDDAHQPDFGPLLSASVFVGQYLKRGATVVFESTVYPGATEEICIPVLEKHSGLTWKEDFFVGYSPERINPGDKERTLTKIVKIVAADRPETLERVAQVYDSIITAGTYRASSICVAEAAKVIENTQRDLNIALINELAIIFHRLGIDTMEVLQAAGTKWNFLPFRPGLVGGHCIGVDPYYLTHKADKAGYHPEVILAGRRINDHMGKYIAEQTVKSLIQSGFAVYGQNVIVLGLTFKENCPDIRNSRVIDVVRELESYGTVVHVHDPIASADEAKREYGVKLTPWDQLPTSIAMVLAVGHRELVSRPIEDYVSKLAPSGVLMDVKCQTDAKALAERGIKVWRL; this comes from the coding sequence ATGCAAACAATCGCCGTTGTCGGGCTCGGTTACGTCGGCCTTCCTCTTGCTGTCGAGTTCGGAAAAAAAGGACCGACGATAGGTTTCGATTTATCCCAGGAAAAAATCGAGGCGTATCGGAGGCATGTCGATCCGACCGGCGAAATAAGCAGTGACGATCTGCGCGCCGCGAAGCATTTATCGGTCACCAGCGACCCGGCCGCGCTGCACAATGCCGATTTTGTGATCGTTGCGGTGCCGACCCCGGTAGACGACGCTCACCAGCCGGATTTCGGTCCGCTACTTTCGGCAAGCGTCTTTGTCGGCCAGTATCTTAAACGCGGCGCAACCGTGGTTTTTGAATCAACCGTCTATCCTGGCGCGACCGAGGAAATCTGTATTCCCGTCCTCGAAAAACATTCGGGACTGACCTGGAAAGAGGATTTCTTTGTCGGCTATTCTCCGGAGCGCATCAATCCTGGCGATAAGGAGCGGACGCTGACGAAGATTGTCAAAATAGTTGCGGCAGATAGACCTGAGACGCTCGAACGGGTAGCGCAGGTCTACGACAGTATCATTACGGCGGGAACGTATCGCGCCAGCAGTATCTGCGTTGCGGAAGCGGCAAAGGTGATCGAAAATACCCAGCGCGACCTGAACATTGCGCTGATAAACGAACTGGCAATCATTTTTCATCGTCTCGGCATCGATACGATGGAAGTGCTGCAGGCGGCCGGAACGAAATGGAATTTCCTTCCTTTTCGCCCCGGCCTGGTCGGGGGTCACTGTATAGGGGTAGACCCGTACTATCTTACCCACAAAGCCGATAAAGCCGGTTATCACCCGGAGGTCATACTCGCAGGTCGCCGTATCAACGACCACATGGGCAAGTACATCGCCGAGCAGACCGTCAAAAGCCTCATCCAATCCGGATTTGCGGTATACGGTCAGAACGTGATCGTGCTGGGACTTACCTTCAAGGAGAACTGCCCCGATATCCGCAATAGCCGAGTCATCGATGTCGTGCGCGAACTGGAATCCTACGGCACGGTAGTCCACGTACACGATCCCATCGCCAGCGCGGACGAGGCAAAACGGGAATATGGCGTGAAATTAACCCCCTGGGACCAACTTCCGACGTCCATTGCAATGGTATTGGCGGTAGGACATCGTGAACTCGTGTCGAGACCGATTGAAGACTATGTGAGCAAGCTTGCGCCCAGCGGCGTATTGATGGATGTGAAGTGTCAAACGGACGCGAAAGCGCTAGCGGAACGGGGAATCAAGGTTTGGCGACTATAG